CCAGCTCCTCCGAACTTACAGTCACTCTTTCTGGAGTCAGTCGTCCTGCACACCTCGTAATTGTACACGTGCTGGAGAGTCCCTGTCCCCAAAGTGTCTGAGTAACGTGGTGGATAATATGGAATCACAGGGAGATTGGAGTGAAACAGGACGCGAGACTGTCTCCATCTGTAGATTTTCACTGAGATAATAACCACTACacacgtgatgaagaggaaggaaactacaGCCAGAGCCAACACTAAGTAAAAAGTCAGGTTGTCGTTGTACTCCTTGTCGTGCGTAAAGTCAGTGAACTCCGACAGCACTTCAGGGAAGCTGTCCGCCACCGCCACGTTAACAACAACTGTCGCTGAACGAGAGGGCTGCCCGTTGTCCTCCACTATAACActcagtctttgtttcactgcGTCTTTATCAGTGACTTGGCGGATAGTTCTTATTTCTCCATTCTGTGAGCCCACTTCAAACAGCGCCCTGTCTGTGGCTTTCTGCAGTTTATAGGAGAGCCAGGCATTCTGTCCAGAGTCCACATCCACAGCCACCACTTTAGTGACCAGATAGTCCACATCTGCTGAACGAGGCACCAGTTCAGCCACCAGAGAGCCACCAGTCTGGACTGGGTACAGAACCTGAGGGGGGTTGTCgttctggtcctggatcagtattttcacagtcaCGTTGCTACTCAGTGGAGGAGAGCCTCCATCCTGAGCTTTGACTCGGAAGTGAAAATCTTTGATCTGCTCGTAGTCAAAAGAGCGCACTGCATGGATGACTCCACTATCAGCACTAACGGACACATATGAGGAGACTGGCACTCCGTTAACAGAGGAGTCCTCCAGTATGTAAGAAACACGGGCATTCTGGTTCCAGTCAGCGTCTCTGGCTTTCACTGTGAATACAGAGAGACctggtgtgttgttttctacaatGTAGGCCTCATATGAGCTCCTCTCAAAGACAGGCGCGTTGTCATTCACGTCAGAGATCTGTAAGGTGAGAGTGACgctgctggagagggagggcaCGCCCTCATCAGAGCAGCTCACTGTGATATTATACTCTGAGGATCTCTCTCGGTCTAATTCACTGTTTGTGACGATACTATAAAAACcatttgatgcattttcaatGATTAAAGGTACATTCTCGCtaagaaaacatttaaccaCTCCGTTATTATCCGAGTCAGCATCATGCACATTCATCACAGCGACAACTGTTTGTATCGCAGAATCTTCCGGTATAGACTGTGTAGTTGACATCAAATCTATTATTGGAACATTATCATTCACATCAATTATGTCAAATTGTATTTTGCAGGAGTCAGTGAGCCCACCTTGATCTCTTGCTTTAACATTTAGCTGATAATGTTTTGATGTTTCATAATCTACTTTTCCAATCAAACGTACCTCACCACTTGCACcgtgtatttcaaataaatccaGAATCCCCTCAGTGTTACTAGATAAGGAGTACGTTATTAAACCATTTGCGCCCTGATCTACGTCTCTAGCCTCTACAGTCATTAATGAAGTTCCCTTCGGGGTGCTTTCCATTAAATTCGCTTTATAGGTTGACTGCGTAAACACGGGCGCATTGTCATTCACATCTAATACAGTTATGTGAATTTTCACTGTCCCTGACAGCTGAGGTTCACCTCCGTCGAAGGCCGTTAGTGTTAGAGTCAGATGCTCTTGTTTTTCACGATCAAGAGGTTTTTCCAAGACCATCTCAacctccttttctccctctgcgTTTCCGTTGAGTTTTAAAACGAAGTTATCTGTTGGATTAAGGGAGTAGCTCTTGAGCCCATTTCCTCCAACATCAGTATCTAATGCTTTCTCTAATACGAATTTTGCCCCCCTGACAGCCGATTCACTTATCTCAAATAACATACTGTTCATTTTGAATATCGGAGCGTTGTCGTTTATATCTGTTATTTCTACTGTTACACGATAGAACTCGATGGGGTTCTCCAAAATAATTTGAAACTGTAAAGCGCACGGACTCGTCTGTTTGCATAACGCCTCTCTGTCTATTTTCTCCCGAATGAGAAGGAGGCCCCTTTCTTTATTCAGCTCGATATATTCGGCGCCGTTTCCAACATGCAAGCGAGCTTTTCCGGTTTTCAGCCGTTTTAAATCCAAACCTAAATCTTGTGCTATGTTTCCGACCAGTGAGCCTTTCGACATTTCCTCGGGGATAGAATAGCTGACCTGCCCGTGCAcggaacagagagagagcgtcGAGAGAAACAATAGCACTTGCCGTCTCATTGTCCCTTTCAACGGTGCTACACCGTCACAACGAATCCGAAAATAATCCACAGAAAAGGCAGTAGTAATCCACAAACAGCGGGATTGAGATAATAAAAAAcgtcagtgaaaatgtccatgTAAATTATTCCAACTCTTTGGTCCGTGTGTACTCTTCTCGATGACTAAGATATTGTGTTGTACCGTCCTTACATCCCACAGCAACTAAATGATCTGGGAGGTGCTGCTGAAAACTGCAATGGCACTAACACACACTGGCCAACAGCGTCGCCAAGAGTGCAAAATACGAAACTGCAGAATATAGGGGCTATTAAGGAGATAAGGAactgtagttttaaaaaatactatTCACAGAACTTCTCACAGTAGCATTCTGTAGATTCAAATAAAAGCCGACATAAATTACTCCTGATAGGAGATTGTGCATGAACAAAACAGCATTGCACCATGATGACCAAAAGTGTCTCAATCAGTTGTGTGTGAATTCAGGTATGAGTCAACATCAAAAGAGCAATGGAAAAACAGAATGACAAATGCCATACACGAGAATCTGCCTCAACCTCATATATATGGTGGTTCGTCTAgcgctgtccgtggtgctgaactaaataaaaccacGCAAGAAAATCTACTAAAACGACTTAAAGcaagttttttgtttgtttgttttgttttatgtctttacTAAAAGCAATGGATGATAGCAATGTTACTCATTAAATACGGACATCACCTATAGAGGAGAGTTTAGTTCAACGTCACTATAACCCTACATCAGgtcatagatagatagatagatagatagatagatagatagatagatagatagagagagagagagagagagagagagagagagagagagagagatagagaacaGTAACATGGATGTTCTGTGTGCTGTCCATGGTACTGAATCTAAAAAACctaaaagtgaaataaacccAGATTCTCAGAAAGCTGAGCTAAAGGAGTAGATCTGcaactgaaacactgaaaatgGTTTAATTCAAAGGAATAGGCACGGAGACGAATGAGAGTTTATAACTAACCTCAAGAGGAGAGTCTGGTTCATCCAGGatgctcttttcactctgtatcCGCTGCATCGTCCCTGTAGCACTGGGGTCCATTATCAGCACATTCTGACTACCAGCTATTCCGAACTTACAGTCACTCTTTCTGGAGTCAGTCGTCCTGCACACCTCGTAATTGTACACATGTTGGAGAGTCCCTGTCCCCAAAGTGTCTGAGTAACGTGGTGGATAATATGGAATCACAGGAGATTTGAGTGAAACAGAACGCGAGACTGTCTCCACCTGTAGATTTTCACTGAGATAATAACCACTACacacgtgatgaagaggaaggaaactacaGCCAGAGCCAACACTAAGTAAAAAGTCAGGTTGTCGTTGTACTCCTTGTCGTGCGTAAAGTCAGTGAACTCCGACAGCACTTCAGGGAAGCTGTCCGCCACTGCCACGTTAACAACGACTGTAGCTGAACGAGAGGGCTGCCCGTTGTCCTCCACTATAACActcagtctttgtttcactgcGTCTTTATCAGTGACTTGGCGGATAGTTCTTATTTCTCCATTCTGTGAGCCCACTTCAAACAGCGCCCTGTCTGTGGCTTTCTGCAGTTTATAGGAGAGCCAGGCATTCTGTCCAGAGTCCACATCAACAGCCACCACTTTAGTGACCAGATAGCCCACATCTGCTGAACGAGGCACCAGTTCAGCCACCAGAGAGCCACCAGTCTGGACTGGGTACAGAACCTGAGGGGGGTTGTCGTTCTGGTCCTGGATCACTATTTTCACAGTCACGTTGCtactgagtggaggagagcctCCATCCTGAGCTTTGACTCGGAAGTGAAAATCTTTGATCTGCTCGTAGTCAAAAGAGCGCACTGCATGGATGACTCCACTATCAGCACTAACGGACACATATGAGGAGACTGGCACTCCGTTAACAGAGGAGTCCTCCAGTATGTAAGAAACACGGGCATTCTGGTTCCAGTCAGCGTCTCTGGCTTTCACTGTGAATACAGAGAGACctggtgtgttgttttctacaatGTAGGCCTCATATGAGCTCCTCTCAAAGACAGGCGCGTTGTCATTCACGTCAGAGATCTGTAAGGTGAGAGTGACgctgctggagagggagggcaCTCCCTCATCAGAGCAGCTCACTGTGATATTATACTCTGatgctgtctctctgtctaattcactgtctGTCACTAAGCTATAGAAAttatttgttgatgttttcaaaatgaatggTACATTTTCTCCAATAAAACATCGaacatttccattttctccaGAGTCTTTGTCTTCTATGTTTATCATTGTCACGACTGTATTAAGTTTTGCATCTTCTGTAATCACGGTTGACTTCGACATTATGTTAATTTCAGGTTTGTTGTCATTTACATCTTGCACATCAACGATTAACTTGCAAGAATCTGTGAGTCCTCCCTCGTCACTGGCcagaacatttatttgataattTCGAGAGTCTTCGAAATCAATATTTCCAATTAAACTAATTTCACCAGTTTCCTCATTTACCTCAAATACTTTAATAATGCCATCTAATGTATTTGTAATTGAATATAGTATTTTAGCATTAGAGTCTATATCTGCATCTGTAGCTGTAACTGTCGCTACAACTGTTCCTTTAGGTGAATTCTCAGTAACTGTAGCTTTGTATGTGGACTGTGTAAAAACAGGGGCGTTATCATTAACGTCTAAAACTGTAATAACGATCATCATTGTTCCTGACATCTGCGGCTCTCCTCCATCTACAGCCGTTAACACGAGAGATATctgctcctgtttctctctgtctaaaGGTTTCTGTAGAACCatctcaacatttttatttccatgagCGTTACTTTGGATTTTAAGAGCAAAATTATCTGTTGGTTGTAATTCGTAGCTTTTAAGATCGTTTTTTCCAACATCGAGATCCACAGCCCCCTTGAGCACAAATTTTGCCCCCGTGATCGCTGACTCGCtaattttaaatttcatttcattcttttcaAAGGTCGGGGAATTATCATTGATATCTGTGATCTGCACCGTCACACTGTAAAATTCCATAGGATTCTCtaaaataatctgaaaatgCAAAGCGCACGGCGTCGTCTGTCTGCAGAGCGCCTCTCTGTCGATTCTCTCTTTGACGAGGAggactcctctttctctgttcaGCTCGATGTACTCGTCGCTGTCTCGGGTATAAATTCGAGCTTTACCAGATGTCAGACGTTTGGTTTGTAAACCTAAATCATGCGCTATATTGCCGACTAAAGATCCTTTGGCCATTTCCTCAGGAATAGTGTAGCTGACCTGCCCGAACACCGTGCCGACGGACAGGAGAGACATGAACAGCAGTACTCGCCTCGTCATTGTTCTTTCCGAAATGCTTCCAAAAGGTTGAGTTTGTTTATATCCCAGAAAACTGATATAGAATCCAGTATGACACGTTAAACCAGCGCAAATATAATCCACACAAGAGAAAGAATAATGAAAGATCGATTAGTTTATCAAATATTCTCCATGAGCCCAGTGTCCCTTCTTTCCAGTCTCGCTCTTTCTTTATAATGTCGATGTTACATGGGAGGTGCTGTACCAACCCCACTGTCTGCCGTCGACACTGTGGTGAACAGCGGCCCTAAGAGTTCATAATATAAAACTGCAGAACTCCAACATAAACTACTGACTCTGTGTTGTTCAGTATATATCTGAATGTGAATGAAACTcagtataaataaaaactcGATATAAAAACATACCCACACCTCTCTAGATAACACTCAAAGCTATGATTTCTGgtttttaaacaacaataacTGTAGAATGTGTCTCGTTTACAAAACCATTTGCTACTGAAATATAAAGAAGTTTTACGATTAAAATATAATGAGATTcctttttaaatttgtgttaCCTCGAAAAGAGTGATGAGAGTTCTTTGACCGACAAAAGGTGCATTTAAAAGAAGTTAATTGATTGAACATTAAGTTAGGCTATAGATGCTGTCCATGGTTCTGAACATATTGGAATACCAAGCAAAACGTTTACAATCAAGGGAAATCTGCTAAGAAAGCTATATATAAGCACAAATACGAAAGACTATTTAACTAACCTCTAGAGGAGAGTCTGGTTCATCCAGGatgctcttttcactctgtatcCGCTGCATCGTCCCTGTAGAACTGGGGTCCATTATCAGCACGTTCTGACTACCAGCTCCGCTGAACTTACAGTCACTCTTTCTGGAGTCAGTTGTCCTGCACACCTCGTAATTGTACACGTGTTGGAGAGTCCCTGTCCCCAAAGTGTCTGAGTAACGTGGTGGATAATATGGAATCACAGGGAGATTGGAGTGAAACAGGACGCGAGACTGTCTCCATCTGTAGATTTTCACTGAGATAATAACCACTACacacgtgatgaagaggaaggaaactacaGCCAGAGCCAACACTAAGTAAAAAGTCAGGTTGTCGTTGTACTCCTTGTCGTGCGTAAAGTCAGTGAACTCCGACAGCACTTCCGGGAAGCTGTCCGCCACCGCCACGTTAACAACGACTGTAGCTGAACGAGAGGGCTGCCCGTTGTCCTCCACTATAACActcagtctttgtttcactgcGTCTTTATCAGTGACTTGGCGGATAGTTCTTATTTCTCCATTCTGTGAGCCCACTTCAAACAGCGCCCTGTCTGTGGCTTTCTGCAGTTTATAGGAGAGCCAGGCATTCTGTCCAGAGTCCACATCAACAGCCACCACTTTAGTGACCAGATAGCCCACATCTGCTGAACGAGGCACCAGTTCAGCCACCAGAGAGCCACCAGTCTGGACTGGGTACAGAACCTGAGGGGGGTTGTCgttctggtcctggatcagtattttcacagtcacgttactactgagtggaggagagcctCCATCCTGAGCTTTGACTCGGAAGTGAAAATCTTTGATCTGCTCGTAGTCAAACGAGCGCACTGCATGGATGACTCCACTATCAGCACTAACGGACACATATGAGGAGACTGGCACTCCGTTAACAGAGGAGTCCTCCAGTATGTAAGAAACACGGGCATTCTGGTTCCAGTCAGCGTCTCTGGCTTTCACTGTGAATACAGAGAGACctggtgtgttgttttctacaatGTAGGCCTCATATGAGCTTCTCTCAAAGACAGGCGCGTTGTCATTTACGTCAGAGATCTGTAAGGTGAGAGTGACgctgctggagagggagggcaCGCCCTCATCAGAGCAGGTCACTGTGATATTATACTCAGAGGATCTCTCTCGGTCTAATTCACTGTCTGTCACTAAGCTATAGAAAGCATTTGTAgatgattttaaattgaaaggCATATTTTCGTTGATAAAACATTTCACGTTTCCGTTTTCTCCAGAGTCTTTGTCTTCGATGTTTATCATTGTCACGACTGTATTAAGTTTTGCATCCTCTGAAATTACAGTTGACTTCGACATTATGTTAATTTCAGGTTTGTTGTCATTTACATCTTGTACATCGACAATTACTTTGCAAGAATCTGTGAGTCCTCCCTCGTCACTAGCGAGTAAATTTATTTGATAATTTCGAGATTCTTCGAAATCAATATTTCCAATTAAAATAACTTCACCATTTTCCTCATTTACCTCAAATACTTTCCTGTCATCATCTGTATTTGTGATTGAATATGTTATTTTAGCGTTAGAGTCTTGATCTGCATCTGTAGCTGTAACAGTGGCTACAACTGTTCCTTTAGGTGAATTCTCAGTTACTGTAGCTTTGTATGTGGACTGTGTAAAAACAGGGGCGTTATCATTAACATCTAAAACTGTTATAACGATCATCATTGTTCCTGACATCTGCGGCTCTCCTCCATCTACAGCCGTTAACACGAGAGATATctgctcctgtttctctctgtctaaaGGTTTCTGTAGAACCatctcaacatttttatttccatcagCGTGACTGTGAACTTTGAGAGCAAAATTGTCTGTTGGTTTTAAATCGTAGCCATGAACGCCGTTGATTCCAACATCAAGATCCACAGCCCTTTCCAGCACAAATTTTGCCCCCGTTGTTGCCGACTCacttattttgaaattgattTCATTTCTCTTAAATGTCGGAGCATTATCATTTACGTCAGCAATTTGGACTGTGACAGTGTAAAATTCCATAGGATTCTCtaaaataatctgaaaatgTAAAGCGCACGGCGTCGTCTGTTTGCAGAGCGCCTCTCTGTCGATTCTCTCTTTGACGAGGAggactcctctttctctgttcaGCTCGATGTACTCGTCGCTGCTTCGGGTATAAATTCGAGCTTTACCAGACAAAAGACGTTTGGTTTGTAAACCTAAATCATGCGCTATATTACCTACTAAAGATCCTTTGGACATTTCCTCCGGTATCGTGTAACTGACCTGCCCGGTTACGCAGCCgagggaaagaagagagagaaacaacagcgCCGGTCCTTTCATTGTTCTATCCGAGTATTTTCTCAGCGAGCTTCTACAGTCCGGTTATATATTCCACAAAATGAAATCCAATCCAAGGTAAAGCATGCGTGTTGAAATTAGAAAATCCCAAAACAGGATAATCAGGCTCGATGGTCGACCTCTCTTACATCAAATATTTTGCAGATCTCGAGTGTCTGGTCTTTTCCGTCGTGTTCTCTGTGAATAATGTCGAGCATAGAGGGGAGGTGCTGATTCAAACCTACTCTGTGTCATCAACAATCTGGTCAACAGCGTCCCTAAGAGTCCACACTGCAAAACTGCAGAAACCCAGCAGGATTTATTCTACCCACAAGACTGatactgaagaaaaaacaaactaaaacacgGTAACAAGAGCCACGTAAGAAACATCTTCATTGCAAAGGGCCAGTCGCTAATTCAAAACAGTTTGTAACTGATTACACATTTTGTTTGAATCTTCTGTGAGTATCATGTGTCAATAACTACACGAACCATGACTGAAAGAATCAAAGAGGGGATGTTTAAGATATGTTTTTCACCAATAACccaaacaaacaagaagaagaataagGAAACACGAACTATAAAATTTAAGTATTAGataatgagaaacatgaacaaagggaggaaaaaagcagACTAAAAATTTCGCTCTCCGAGGTGCTGAATTGACAACAGTTTTGCTTACTAAAATCATGGCGATAACAAGTTCAAGACAACATGTTCCAGTTAAGatatataaaacaatttcaaacTGTCAAACATGTCACTGAAAATATGCTATTGTTAAATGTGAAACCGAGTTTTCAACATATCTGTCGAGTTCACGGCCAAGATGAACGAaaacagtatatactgtatatatataaaaatagtaTAACACGAAAACATAAGTTGAAAAACGATCAAAACCAAGTCACAAGTCAaagacaggttttttttctgccaatAAAAAAATGGACCAATACAATTACTAAAAATAGGTAAGAACTATGGAAATCATTTTAGATGTGGAATTCTTGTAGCAACGTATTTGCCACAGCAATTAATACAAGTTCTACTATGAAAATATTCAGAGATTCATGTTTACGTTGTGTTAGCTCAAAATTAGGTATGATGATGCtttgacaaacaaaatgtgaattttaTCATATTAAAAGGTTAATTGATTTGTACTTTGTTGATGGGAAACTGTCCTTGGTtctgaaaatgatgaaataacttGAAACAGTTGACTATGAATGTAactaaagaatgaaagaaatatgAACGCAcaaaggcaaaagaaaaaaaaactattaaccaACCTCTAGAGGAGAGTCTGGTTCGTCCAGGATGCTTTTTTCACTCTGTATCCGCTGCATCGTCCCTGTAGAACTGGGGTCCATTATCAGCACGTTCTGACTACCAGCTCCGCCGAACTTACAGTCACTCTTTCTGGAGTCAGTCGTCCTGCACACCTCGTAATTGTACACGTGTTGGAGAGTCCCTGTCCCCAAAGTGTCTGAGTAACGTGGTGGATAATATGGAATCACAGGGAGATTGAGTGAAACAGGACGCGAGACTGTCTCCATCTGTAGATTTTCACTGAGATAATAACCACTACacacgtgatgaagaggaaggaaactacaGCCAGAGCCAACACTAAGTAAAAAGTCAGGTTGTCGTTGTACTCCTTGTCGTGCGTAAAGTCAGTGAACTCCGACAGCACTTCCGGGAAGCTGTCCGCCACCGCCACGTTAACAACGACTGTAGCTGAACGAGAGGGCTGCCCGTTGTCCTCCACTATCACAGtcagtctttgtttcactgcGTCTTTATCAGTGACTTGACGGATAGTTCTTATTTCTCCATTCTGTGAGCCCACTTCAAACAGCGCCCTGTCTGTGGCTTTCTGCAGTTTATAGGAGAGCCAGGCATTCTGTCCAGAGTCCACATCAACAGCCACCACTTTAGTGACCAGATAGCCCACATCTGCTGAACGAGGCACCAGTTCAGCCACCAGAGAGCCACCAGTCTGGACTGGGTACAGAACCTGAGGGGGGTTGTCgttctggtcctggatcagtattttcacagtcacgttactactgagtggaggagagcctCCATCCTGAGCTTTGACTCGGAAGTGAAAATCTTTGATCTGCTCGTAGTCAAAAGAGCGCACTGCATGGATGACTCCACTATCAGCACTAACGGACACATATGAGGAGACTGGCACTCCGTTAACAGAGGAGTCCTCCAGTATGTAAGAAACACGGGCATTCTGGTTCCAGTCAGCGTCTCTGGCTTTCACTGTGAATACAGAGAGACctggtgtgttgttttctacaatGTAGGCCTCATATGAGCTCCTCTCAAAGACAGGCGCGTTGTCATTCACGTCAGAGATCTGTAAGGTGAGAGTGACgctgctggagagggagggcaCGCCCTCATCAGAGCAGCTCACTGTGATATTATACTCAGAggatctctctctgtctaattcactgtctGTCACTAAACTATAGAAActatttgttgatgttttcaaaatgaatggTACATTTTCTCCAATAAAACATCGAACATTTCCGTTTTCTCCAGAGTCTTTGTCTTCGATGTTTATCATTGTCACGACTGTATTAAGTTTTGCATCCTCTGAAATCACCGTTGATTTTGACATTATGTTAATCTCTGGTTTGTTGTCATTTACATCTTGTATATCGACAATCAACTTACATGAGTCCGTGAGTCCTCCCTCGTCACTAGCAcgtacatttatttgaaaaatccGCGACTCTTCAAAGTCAATGTTTCCAATTAAAGTAATTTCACCACTTCCCTTgtctattttaaacatttttcttaCATCATCTAATGTATTTGTGATTGAATAAGTTATTTTACCATTAGAGCCTTGATCTGCATCTGTAGCTGTAACAGTGGCTACAACTGTTCCTTTAGGTGAATTCTCAGTAACTGTAGCTTTGTATGTTGACTGTGTAAAAACAGGGGCGTTATCATTAGCGTCTAAAACTGTAATAACGATCATCATTGTTCCTGACATCTGCGGCTCTCCTCCATCTACAGCCGTTAACACGAGAGATATctgctcctgtttctctctgtctaaaGGTTTCTGTAGAACCATCtcgatgtttttatttccatcagcGTTACTGTGAATTTTCAGAGCAAAATTAtctgttggttttaattcgtAGCTTTTAAGATCGTTTATTCCTACATCGAGATCAACAGCCCTTTCCAGCACAAATTTTGCCCCCGTGATCGCTGATTCGCTAATTTTAAATTCGATTTGACTTTCCTCAAAGGTTGGAGCATTATCATTGATATCAGCAATTTGGACTGTGACGGTGTAAAATTCCATAGGATTCTCTAAAATGATCTGAAAATGTAAAGCGCACGGCGTCGTCTGTTTGCAGAGCGCCTCTCTGTCGATTCTCTCTTTGACGAGGAggactcctctttctctgttcaGCTCGATGTACTCGTCGCTTCCTCGGGTATAAATTCGAGCTTTACCAGATGCCAGACGTTTGGTTTGTAAACCTAAATCATGCGCTATATTACCTACTAAAGATCCTTTGGCCATTTCCTCCGGTATCGTGTAACTGACCTGCCCAGTTACGCAGCCGAGGGACAgaagagagacaaacaacagcGCCGGTCCTTTCATTGTTCTATCCGAG
The Hippoglossus stenolepis isolate QCI-W04-F060 chromosome 7, HSTE1.2, whole genome shotgun sequence genome window above contains:
- the LOC118112039 gene encoding protocadherin beta-16-like — encoded protein: MRRQVLLFLSTLSLCSVHGQVSYSIPEEMSKGSLVGNIAQDLGLDLKRLKTGKARLHVGNGAEYIELNKERGLLLIREKIDREALCKQTSPCALQFQIILENPIEFYRVTVEITDINDNAPIFKMNSMLFEISESAVRGAKFVLEKALDTDVGGNGLKSYSLNPTDNFVLKLNGNAEGEKEVEMVLEKPLDREKQEHLTLTLTAFDGGEPQLSGTVKIHITVLDVNDNAPVFTQSTYKANLMESTPKGTSLMTVEARDVDQGANGLITYSLSSNTEGILDLFEIHGASGEVRLIGKVDYETSKHYQLNVKARDQGGLTDSCKIQFDIIDVNDNVPIIDLMSTTQSIPEDSAIQTVVAVMNVHDADSDNNGVVKCFLSENVPLIIENASNGFYSIVTNSELDRERSSEYNITVSCSDEGVPSLSSSVTLTLQISDVNDNAPVFERSSYEAYIVENNTPGLSVFTVKARDADWNQNARVSYILEDSSVNGVPVSSYVSVSADSGVIHAVRSFDYEQIKDFHFRVKAQDGGSPPLSSNVTVKILIQDQNDNPPQVLYPVQTGGSLVAELVPRSADVDYLVTKVVAVDVDSGQNAWLSYKLQKATDRALFEVGSQNGEIRTIRQVTDKDAVKQRLSVIVEDNGQPSRSATVVVNVAVADSFPEVLSEFTDFTHDKEYNDNLTFYLVLALAVVSFLFITCVVVIISVKIYRWRQSRVLFHSNLPVIPYYPPRYSDTLGTGTLQHVYNYEVCRTTDSRKSDCKFGGAGSQNVLIMDPSSTGTMQRIQSEKSILDEPDSPLEVS
- the LOC118112050 gene encoding protocadherin gamma-A2-like; this translates as MKGPALLFLSLLSLGCVTGQVSYTIPEEMSKGSLVGNIAHDLGLQTKRLLSGKARIYTRSSDEYIELNRERGVLLVKERIDREALCKQTTPCALHFQIILENPMEFYTVTVQIADVNDNAPTFKRNEINFKISESATTGAKFVLERAVDLDVGINGVHGYDLKPTDNFALKVHSHADGNKNVEMVLQKPLDREKQEQISLVLTAVDGGEPQMSGTMMIVITVLDVNDNAPVFTQSTYKATVTENSPKGTVVATVTATDADQDSNAKITYSITNTDDDRKVFEVNEENGEVILIGNIDFEESRNYQINLLASDEGGLTDSCKVIVDVQDVNDNKPEINIMSKSTVISEDAKLNTVVTMINIEDKDSGENGNVKCFINENMPFNLKSSTNAFYSLVTDSELDRERSSEYNITVTCSDEGVPSLSSSVTLTLQISDVNDNAPVFERSSYEAYIVENNTPGLSVFTVKARDADWNQNARVSYILEDSSVNGVPVSSYVSVSADSGVIHAVRSFDYEQIKDFHFRVKAQDGGSPPLSSNVTVKILIQDQNDNPPQVLYPVQTGGSLVAELVPRSADVGYLVTKVVAVDVDSGQNAWLSYKLQKATDRALFEVGSQNGEIRTIRQVTDKDAVKQRLSVIVEDNGQPSRSATVVVNVAVADSFPEVLSEFTDFTHDKEYNDNLTFYLVLALAVVSFLFITCVVVIISVKIYRWRQSRVLFHSNLPVIPYYPPRYSDTLGTGTLQHVYNYEVCRTTDSRKSDCKFSGAGSQNVLIMDPSSTGTMQRIQSEKSILDEPDSPLEVS
- the LOC118112036 gene encoding LOW QUALITY PROTEIN: protocadherin gamma-A5-like (The sequence of the model RefSeq protein was modified relative to this genomic sequence to represent the inferred CDS: inserted 1 base in 1 codon) codes for the protein MKGPALLFVSLLSLGCVTGQVSYTIPEEMAKGSLVGNIAHDLGLQTKRLASGKARIYTRGSDEYIELNRERGVLLVKERIDREALCKQTTPCALHFQIILENPMEFYTVTVQIADINDNAPTFEESQIEFKISESAITGAKFVLERAVDLDVGINDLKSYELKPTDNFALKIHSNADGNKNIEMVLQKPLDREKQEQISLVLTAVDGGEPQMSGTMMIVITVLDANDNAPVFTQSTYKATVTENSPKGTVVATVTATDADQGSNGKITYSITNTLDDVRKMFKIDKGSGEITLIGNIDFEESRIFQINVRASDEGGLTDSCKLIVDIQDVNDNKPEINIMSKSTVISEDAKLNTVVTMINIEDKDSGENGNVRCFIGENVPFILKTSTNSFYSLVTDSELDRERSSEYNITVSCSDEGVPSLSSSVTLTLQISDVNDNAPVFERSSYEAYIVENNTPGLSVFTVKARDADWNQNARVSYILEDSSVNGVPVSSYVSVSADSGVIHAVRSFDYEQIKDFHFRVKAQDGGSPPLSSNVTVKILIQDQNDNPPQVLYPVQTGGSLVAELVPRSADVGYLVTKVVAVDVDSGQNAWLSYKLQKATDRALFEVGSQNGEIRTIRQVTDKDAVKQRLTVIVEDNGQPSRSATVVVNVAVADSFPEVLSEFTDFTHDKEYNDNLTFYLVLALAVVSFLFITCVVVIISVKIYRWRQSRVLFHXNLPVIPYYPPRYSDTLGTGTLQHVYNYEVCRTTDSRKSDCKFGGAGSQNVLIMDPSSTGTMQRIQSEKSILDEPDSPLEVG